CAATTAACAAATTGATAATTGTTAATAAGTTACTTGAGGAGATCATGGTAATGTCTAACATAGAAGCAATGGAACATTACGATATCAAGAAATATAGAACACCGGATGGTTATACCTCAGACATTGCTGTGTTCACTATTGTTCCTGTTCGAAATGAGGAGTTCAGACCTCCCGTGATGGATTTGAGAATTATGCTGATCCAGAGAAGCATGGTGAATAGTGAAGGTAAGCCAAATATTGAGGCGGGTAAATGGGCGCTTCCTGGTGGGTTTGTAGATCCGAAGGAAACAGCATTCCAGAGCGCGGAGCGCGAGCTGCATGAGGAAACAGGGATACAGAATATTCATTTGGAGCACTTTGGCGTTTATGATAAGCCGGGGCGTGATCCGAGAGGCTGGATTATCACGAATGCCCATTTTGCTATCGTTCCAGAGCATGAGCTATCCGCAAGAGAAGCCAATGACGATGCAGCGGATGTGCAGCTGTTCTCGGTCAGCGAGGTGCTTGAGCTTGATCTGGCGTTTGACCATGCAGTCATTATCAAGGACGCTATACAGGTCATTAAGCAGAAGCTGCTCGAAACAACCGTTGCCAAACAATTCCTACCGGCAGAATTTACGTACTCTGAGCTACAGGCCGTTCTGCTTACCGTCACAGATGATTCAGCAATAACGTTAGAGGCTGCCTTCGCAAGAAAGATCAAGACACTGCCTTTTATTCAGGAAGTAGCGGGGCAGAAGACGACGAGAACGT
This sequence is a window from Paenibacillus urinalis. Protein-coding genes within it:
- a CDS encoding NUDIX hydrolase; this encodes MSNIEAMEHYDIKKYRTPDGYTSDIAVFTIVPVRNEEFRPPVMDLRIMLIQRSMVNSEGKPNIEAGKWALPGGFVDPKETAFQSAERELHEETGIQNIHLEHFGVYDKPGRDPRGWIITNAHFAIVPEHELSAREANDDAADVQLFSVSEVLELDLAFDHAVIIKDAIQVIKQKLLETTVAKQFLPAEFTYSELQAVLLTVTDDSAITLEAAFARKIKTLPFIQEVAGQKTTRTSKRPTQLYRFVDVSLNKSIYHAKL